The proteins below come from a single Corylus avellana chromosome ca3, CavTom2PMs-1.0 genomic window:
- the LOC132174749 gene encoding bifunctional dTDP-4-dehydrorhamnose 3,5-epimerase/dTDP-4-dehydrorhamnose reductase, translating into MGFPANGASATDKPLKFLIYGRTGWIGGVLGRLCQAQSIDFTYGSGRLENRASLVADLTAVKPTHVFNAAGVTGRPNVDWCESHKVETIRTNVVGTLTLADVCREKGLVLINYATGCIFEYDSGHPLGSGIGFKEEDTPNFIGSFYSKTKAMVEDLLKNYENVCTLRVRMPISADLSNPRNFITKITRYEKVVDIPNSMTILDELLPISIEMAKRNLTGIWNFTNPGVVSHNEILEMYREYIDPNFTWKNFTLEEQAKVIIAPRSNNELDANKLKQEFPELLPIKESLIKYVFKPNQKTAGA; encoded by the exons atggGTTTCCCAGCAAATGGCGCGTCGGCTACCGACAAGCCGCTCAAGTTCCTGATCTACGGCCGCACCGGCTGGATAGGCGGCGTGCTTGGGCGGCTCTGCCAGGCCCAGAGCATAGACTTCACTTACGGCTCCGGCCGTCTCGAGAACCGCGCGTCGCTCGTCGCCGACTTGACGGCCGTGAAACCCACCCACGTCTTCAACGCCGCCGGAGTCACCGGCCGACCCAACGTGGACTGGTGCGAGTCCCACAAGGTCGAGACCATCCGGACCAACGTCGTCGGAACTCTGACCTTGGCCGACGTGTGCAGAGAGAAAGGCCTGGTGTTGATCAACTACGCCACTGGGTGTATCTTCGAGTACGATTCGGGTCACCCACTCGGGTCGGGAATCGGGTTCAAGGAGGAGGACACGCCCAACTTCATCGGATCTTTCTATTCCAAGACCAAGGCaatg gTGGAAGATCTTCTCAAGAACTATGAAAACGTCTGTACCTTGCGTGTTAGAATGCCCATCTCAGCCGATTTATCCAACCCACGCAACTTCATCACAAAGATCACTCGATATGAGAAGGTGGTTGACATTCCAAACTCAATGACGATATTGGATGAACTCCTGCCAATCTCCATTGAGATGGCAAAGAGAAACCTCACTGGAATCTGGAACTTCACAAACCCTGGCGTGGTCAGCCACAATGAGATATTAGAGATGTATAGGGAATACATTGACCCCAACTTCACATGGAAGAACTTTACTCTTGAGGAGCAGGCAAAGGTGATCATTGCCCCAAGAAGCAACAATGAGCTTGATGCAAACAAATTGAAGCAGGAATTTCCTGAGCTCTTACCCATCAAGGAGTCCCTCATTAAGTATGTATTCAAACCGAATCAAAAAACTGCTGGGGCTTGA